GCACATTCGGCCTGTGGACCTCTGCACGGATCTGCCTGAGATTCATCTCCTGAAAGCCATGCTGGATCATCAAACGGCCTGCCTGTGTGCCCAGACCCTGACCCCAGAGGTCTCTGGCCCCAATGGCAATTCCAAAGCTTGCGGTTTGCAGGACCGGGTTGATGTGGGACAATTCCACAAAACCCACCAGTTGCCCCCCATGCATGATGCCCTGACGCACCATCACCGTAGAAGGGGTTTTGAGCAGGGCCATCCACCACACTTTGATTTTCTGGTGGGAAAGCCCCAGAGACCACCCATTGGACAGGCAAAACTCATCGTCCTGACTCCAGGCATAAATGGTGTCCAGATCTTCCAGGGTGAGGGGCCTGAGCCAGAGGGTCTCCATGCTTTTCAGTATG
This DNA window, taken from Deinococcus misasensis DSM 22328, encodes the following:
- a CDS encoding GNAT family N-acetyltransferase; this encodes METLWLRPLTLEDLDTIYAWSQDDEFCLSNGWSLGLSHQKIKVWWMALLKTPSTVMVRQGIMHGGQLVGFVELSHINPVLQTASFGIAIGARDLWGQGLGTQAGRLMIQHGFQEMNLRQIRAEVHRPNVRSLALMKKLGFRKTGILKEHEVYRGQLSDVVLFALDRPDPDCCVDQ